A part of Pectobacterium cacticida genomic DNA contains:
- a CDS encoding DNA cytosine methyltransferase gives MIAIDFFCGCGGASEGLRQAGFDVVLGIDVDQQASETYKANFPDADFIFDDIRNVTVERVANSIAFKSADGLLLSACAPCQPFSQQNKYKNKDDERICLLDETHRFVSRLLPEYILLENVPGIQKIDGSKESPFTRFISLLDKLNYHYVYFVANAEKYGVPQRRKRFVLLASLLGPISIPEPTHDIENSPVKTVREFIGEYPKLASGEVDKNDELHRSAILTELNLERIKNTPEGGDRRDWPTNLINTCHKDYTGHTDTYGRMSWDKPAPTLTTKCNSYSNGRFGHPDITQNRAISIREASRLQTFPKKYIFKGSFNSMAKQIGNAVPCELARQFGLHFIEHNEASKRDNHGKF, from the coding sequence TTGATTGCAATAGATTTCTTTTGTGGATGTGGGGGAGCTAGCGAAGGGCTACGTCAGGCCGGTTTTGACGTTGTTCTTGGCATTGATGTAGATCAGCAGGCCTCAGAAACATACAAAGCTAACTTCCCTGATGCTGATTTCATCTTCGATGATATCAGAAATGTAACTGTTGAAAGGGTTGCGAACTCTATAGCATTCAAAAGTGCAGATGGTTTGCTTTTAAGTGCCTGCGCCCCTTGCCAACCTTTCTCACAGCAAAACAAATATAAAAACAAAGATGATGAAAGGATTTGCCTCCTAGACGAAACTCACCGCTTCGTTTCAAGACTCTTACCAGAATATATTTTATTAGAAAATGTTCCTGGTATACAGAAAATTGATGGTAGTAAAGAAAGTCCTTTCACAAGATTTATTTCTTTGCTTGATAAGCTAAACTACCACTATGTGTATTTTGTGGCAAATGCTGAAAAATATGGCGTGCCGCAAAGAAGAAAACGGTTTGTTCTTCTGGCTAGTTTGCTAGGACCAATATCAATACCAGAGCCAACTCATGATATAGAAAATTCACCTGTAAAAACAGTTAGAGAATTTATTGGTGAATATCCAAAACTTGCATCGGGAGAAGTCGATAAAAATGATGAACTACATCGTTCGGCGATCCTAACTGAGTTGAATTTAGAGAGAATAAAAAATACCCCAGAAGGAGGGGATCGCAGGGACTGGCCGACCAATTTAATCAACACTTGTCACAAAGATTATACTGGCCATACAGATACCTATGGCAGAATGTCATGGGATAAACCTGCTCCGACTTTGACAACAAAGTGCAATAGTTATTCGAATGGACGTTTTGGTCACCCAGATATAACACAAAATCGAGCTATAAGTATTAGAGAAGCGTCTCGACTACAAACATTTCCAAAAAAATATATATTTAAAGGTTCTTTTAATTCGATGGCGAAACAAATTGGAAATGCTGTCCCTTGTGAGTTAGCTCGACAATTTGGTCTGCACTTCATTGAGCATAATGAGGCTTCAAAGAGAGATAACCATGGCAAATTTTAA